One Pseudoalteromonas espejiana DSM 9414 DNA window includes the following coding sequences:
- a CDS encoding response regulator transcription factor → MKLLIIEDDINLASTLARRLTKQGYSCEVAHNQSDALLSAHKYLPDCILLDMKLGDDNGLALIKPLRSLLAQAHIVLLTGFASIATAVEAMRLGADDYLTKPVDMASLLKALNNDLNTQNVSSIVTPVMSPERLEWEHIQQVLHSNNGNVSATARQLNMHRRTLQRKLQKKPVQQ, encoded by the coding sequence ATGAAATTACTTATAATTGAAGACGATATAAACCTAGCCAGCACCCTCGCTAGGCGTTTAACAAAACAAGGCTATAGTTGTGAGGTTGCGCATAATCAAAGTGATGCATTACTAAGTGCGCATAAATACTTGCCAGATTGTATTTTGCTCGATATGAAATTGGGTGACGATAACGGCCTTGCCTTAATTAAGCCACTGCGCAGCTTATTAGCGCAGGCGCATATTGTATTACTAACCGGATTTGCAAGCATAGCCACCGCAGTAGAGGCCATGCGTTTGGGCGCTGACGACTACCTTACTAAACCCGTTGATATGGCCTCATTATTAAAGGCGCTAAACAACGATTTAAATACGCAAAATGTGAGCAGTATTGTAACACCAGTTATGTCGCCAGAGCGTTTAGAGTGGGAGCACATTCAGCAAGTACTGCATAGTAATAATGGTAATGTATCGGCCACTGCGAGGCAGTTAAATATGCACAGGCGCACATTGCAGCGTAAGTTACAAAAAAAGCCGGTTCAGCAGTAA
- a CDS encoding thiol-disulfide oxidoreductase DCC family protein: MSDDAATLMRNQKIILFDAQCKLCSAWCNFIISNDANVIFKLCSVQSPKGALLLTHFGFSTTQYASMVYLQNGKAYTQSHAFFEVVKQLGYPYKLATVFSILPNTFNNWLYDKIALKRYTLFGKYNYCRIPSPDDAKHYL; encoded by the coding sequence ATGAGTGATGATGCGGCTACATTAATGCGTAATCAAAAAATTATATTATTCGATGCGCAGTGTAAATTATGTAGTGCGTGGTGTAATTTTATAATTAGTAACGATGCCAATGTCATTTTTAAACTATGCAGCGTGCAATCACCAAAAGGTGCACTGCTATTAACTCACTTTGGTTTTTCAACCACACAATACGCCTCAATGGTTTACCTACAAAACGGTAAAGCGTACACGCAAAGCCATGCTTTTTTTGAAGTAGTAAAGCAGCTAGGTTACCCCTATAAACTCGCCACTGTATTTAGTATTTTACCTAACACCTTTAATAATTGGCTGTACGATAAAATTGCTTTAAAACGTTATACCTTATTTGGCAAGTACAACTATTGCAGAATACCCAGCCCAGATGATGCAAAACATTACTTATAA
- a CDS encoding peptidylprolyl isomerase gives MANTAHALHILVKHKEIAEDIIKQLGKGAKFQTLAKKYSSCPSGKKGGDLGEFRRGQMVPQFDKIAFNGAILEPHLVKTKFGWHVIKVLYRT, from the coding sequence ATGGCAAACACAGCACATGCACTTCATATTTTGGTTAAGCACAAAGAAATAGCAGAAGACATTATTAAGCAATTAGGTAAAGGTGCAAAGTTTCAAACCTTAGCTAAAAAATATTCGTCGTGCCCATCGGGTAAAAAAGGCGGTGACCTAGGCGAATTTAGACGCGGGCAAATGGTTCCGCAGTTTGACAAAATAGCCTTTAATGGCGCAATTTTAGAGCCGCATTTAGTTAAAACTAAATTTGGCTGGCATGTTATTAAAGTACTTTACCGTACTTAA
- a CDS encoding TonB family protein produces the protein MSCKSMAAVICVDSYGRTSNIKVINAKPEQVFNSEAKRALSKWQYSPKVVNGVAVPDKNLEMTIEFNLDN, from the coding sequence ATGTCATGTAAATCAATGGCTGCAGTGATTTGTGTAGATAGTTATGGGCGCACAAGTAATATTAAAGTTATTAACGCAAAACCTGAGCAAGTGTTTAATAGCGAAGCCAAGCGTGCCCTATCTAAATGGCAATACTCACCTAAAGTTGTTAATGGTGTTGCTGTACCTGACAAAAACTTAGAAATGACAATTGAGTTTAATTTGGATAATTAA
- a CDS encoding DsbA family oxidoreductase has translation MKNFKIDIVSDVMCPWCVVGYKNLETALGQLKDEMSADITWHPFELNPDMPLEGQDLNEHLMQKYNLSEEQGDENRKNMFEAGKRAGFTFNFDGKRIMINSFDLHRLLTWAREQGKQTQLKLAFFEAHFTDLKYLNQEDALLDVVASVGLDKEQARSILHSDKYVQTVRQEQDRFKQMGITSVPTFIINDKYAISGGQPSDSFIQALKQISEEEAKQEV, from the coding sequence ATGAAAAACTTTAAAATTGATATCGTGTCAGACGTAATGTGCCCATGGTGTGTGGTAGGTTATAAAAACCTAGAGACAGCGCTTGGCCAACTTAAAGACGAAATGAGTGCAGATATTACGTGGCATCCTTTTGAGCTAAACCCTGATATGCCACTTGAAGGTCAAGATTTAAACGAACACTTAATGCAAAAGTACAACCTAAGCGAAGAGCAAGGCGATGAAAATCGTAAAAACATGTTCGAAGCAGGAAAACGTGCTGGCTTTACGTTTAATTTTGATGGCAAACGTATCATGATCAATAGCTTTGATTTACACCGCCTACTTACATGGGCGCGTGAACAAGGCAAACAAACGCAGTTAAAACTCGCCTTTTTTGAAGCACACTTCACCGATTTAAAATACTTAAATCAGGAAGACGCTCTGCTTGATGTAGTAGCGAGTGTTGGCCTTGATAAAGAACAGGCGCGTAGTATTTTACACTCAGACAAATACGTACAAACAGTGCGCCAAGAGCAAGATCGCTTTAAGCAAATGGGTATTACCTCAGTCCCTACATTTATTATCAACGATAAATATGCAATTAGTGGCGGACAACCAAGCGATTCGTTTATTCAAGCACTTAAACAAATTAGTGAAGAAGAAGCCAAGCAAGAAGTTTAG
- a CDS encoding M24 family metallopeptidase, with amino-acid sequence MSTIGVGINTPEQALASLSNMTHSVQPIQADEHIERIAKAQAYMAANNIDAIYLNAGSNLTYFTGMKWYASERMVGAILPAVGEVQYIAPYFEIGTLNGFKVVEGPIHCWQEHENPYALFVNVLKQLNINANATIGIDESAQFFIFDGINKAQKNLNIINAQSVTAHCRMHKSVNELALMQCAMDMTLAVHQATASMLYEGITTTEVEAFIKKAHQKVGAPGNYFCIVLFGVATSFPHGVKDAQVLKKGDMVLIDTGCKVYDYLSDITRTYVFGEPTMRQRMFWDHEKAAQIAAFNAANIGATCEDVDAGARHYLAAQGLGPQYQTPGCPHRTGHGIGLDIHEWPYLVGGNKTPLAPGMCFSNEPMLVIPDEFGVRLEDHFYMTDNGPHWFTQPSYSIDDPFGINA; translated from the coding sequence ATGAGCACAATCGGTGTGGGTATCAATACCCCAGAGCAAGCGCTGGCCAGTTTAAGTAACATGACCCATTCGGTACAGCCTATTCAAGCTGATGAACATATTGAGCGAATAGCAAAAGCGCAAGCTTATATGGCGGCCAATAACATAGATGCCATTTATTTAAACGCAGGGTCAAACCTCACCTACTTTACAGGTATGAAATGGTATGCAAGCGAGCGAATGGTTGGCGCAATACTCCCTGCTGTTGGTGAAGTACAATACATAGCCCCTTATTTTGAAATTGGTACCCTAAATGGCTTTAAAGTGGTTGAAGGCCCAATTCATTGCTGGCAAGAGCACGAAAACCCTTATGCGCTATTTGTTAACGTATTAAAGCAACTAAACATTAATGCCAATGCCACAATAGGCATTGATGAAAGTGCACAGTTTTTTATATTCGATGGTATTAACAAAGCGCAAAAAAACTTAAATATAATCAATGCGCAAAGCGTTACTGCACACTGTAGAATGCATAAGTCGGTAAACGAATTAGCGCTTATGCAATGCGCAATGGACATGACCTTAGCTGTACACCAAGCAACTGCTAGCATGCTTTACGAAGGTATTACCACCACAGAAGTAGAGGCTTTTATTAAAAAAGCGCATCAAAAGGTAGGCGCGCCTGGTAACTATTTTTGCATTGTATTGTTTGGTGTGGCGACCTCATTCCCGCATGGTGTTAAAGATGCACAAGTACTTAAAAAAGGCGATATGGTATTAATAGATACCGGCTGTAAAGTATACGATTACCTATCAGACATAACCCGCACGTATGTATTTGGTGAGCCCACTATGCGCCAGCGCATGTTTTGGGATCATGAAAAAGCAGCGCAAATAGCCGCATTTAACGCCGCTAATATTGGTGCTACCTGCGAAGATGTTGACGCAGGTGCTCGTCACTATTTAGCGGCTCAAGGATTGGGACCACAGTATCAAACACCCGGCTGCCCGCATCGTACGGGCCATGGAATTGGCTTAGATATTCACGAGTGGCCTTATTTAGTAGGTGGAAACAAAACCCCACTTGCACCTGGCATGTGTTTTAGTAACGAGCCAATGCTAGTTATACCCGATGAATTTGGCGTACGTTTAGAGGATCACTTTTATATGACCGACAACGGCCCACATTGGTTTACACAACCAAGTTATAGTATTGACGACCCATTCGGGATTAACGCTTAA
- a CDS encoding flavin reductase family protein, with protein sequence MHFTKERINALEKHTRTHLINSLSGFKSANLIGTQDKQGNTNLAIVSSVIHLGAHPPLVGMIMRPNSVPRHTFENIIETGSYTINQVNKAIYKQAHQTSARYDKGESEFDATGLTPEYLNEFTAPFVQESRLKYSVKFVEHQHLAVNGTELVIGEITDVYLDEVALQSDGFLDLQAIETVAVTGLDSYHTSNKLTRLAYAKK encoded by the coding sequence ATGCATTTTACTAAAGAGCGCATAAACGCACTTGAAAAACACACCCGTACTCATTTAATTAATTCGCTTTCGGGTTTTAAAAGCGCCAACTTAATTGGCACGCAAGACAAACAAGGCAACACTAATCTTGCCATTGTTAGCTCTGTTATACATTTAGGTGCTCACCCGCCACTGGTTGGCATGATCATGCGCCCCAATAGCGTGCCCCGCCATACGTTTGAAAACATCATAGAAACGGGTAGTTACACCATTAACCAAGTTAATAAAGCTATTTATAAGCAAGCTCATCAAACCTCAGCCCGCTACGATAAAGGCGAGTCAGAATTTGACGCAACAGGTTTAACGCCAGAATACTTAAATGAATTTACAGCCCCATTTGTGCAAGAGTCGCGATTAAAATACTCTGTAAAATTCGTTGAGCACCAACACTTAGCCGTTAATGGCACCGAGTTGGTTATAGGTGAAATTACCGATGTATATTTAGACGAAGTTGCCCTGCAAAGCGATGGCTTTTTAGACTTGCAAGCAATAGAAACAGTGGCTGTAACTGGGCTAGATAGCTACCACACTAGTAATAAATTAACACGCCTTGCTTACGCAAAAAAATAG
- a CDS encoding SDR family NAD(P)-dependent oxidoreductase produces MKTIVLFGASSAIAKAYIEHLQINVPLYQIVCVSAKSTEPDGSVVYLKTDYTKQSLAKVTAYLKEQNADIKQVIMFNGTLHNKTHMPEKKLEDLNADYFNELFSANTLTPLLCLQSILPLLTHKTHCTITALSARVGSINDNKLGGWYTYRASKAALNMLFKTAAVELARRAKNTKLVLFHPGTTDTVLSKPFQKNVPAGKLFTAEFVAKQLFTLTFNNPHIELNGEPAYLDWQGDTIPW; encoded by the coding sequence ATGAAAACGATTGTTTTATTTGGCGCAAGTAGTGCAATAGCAAAAGCCTATATTGAGCATTTACAAATTAATGTGCCGCTTTATCAAATTGTATGCGTAAGCGCTAAATCTACTGAGCCAGATGGCAGTGTTGTTTACTTAAAAACCGATTACACAAAGCAAAGCCTAGCTAAAGTAACCGCCTACTTAAAAGAGCAAAATGCTGATATAAAACAAGTTATTATGTTTAATGGCACACTGCACAACAAAACCCACATGCCTGAAAAAAAGCTAGAAGATTTAAACGCCGATTACTTTAACGAATTATTTAGCGCTAACACACTTACTCCCCTGCTGTGCTTACAGAGCATTTTGCCGCTTTTAACACATAAAACGCATTGCACAATAACGGCGCTCAGTGCGCGGGTTGGCAGTATTAACGATAATAAATTGGGCGGTTGGTATACTTATCGGGCATCTAAAGCGGCCTTAAACATGCTGTTTAAAACCGCAGCGGTAGAACTAGCTCGCCGGGCTAAAAATACCAAGCTGGTGTTATTTCACCCGGGCACAACCGATACAGTGCTTTCAAAACCATTTCAAAAAAACGTACCTGCGGGAAAGCTTTTTACAGCTGAATTTGTAGCTAAGCAGCTTTTTACACTCACATTTAATAACCCTCATATAGAACTTAATGGTGAACCGGCCTATTTAGATTGGCAAGGGGACACCATACCGTGGTAA
- a CDS encoding thiol-disulfide oxidoreductase DCC family protein, which translates to MIIFYDGNCPLCSTEMAQLKQSDTKNKIKLEDLNAADFSERYSYIDKDKAMTYLQAQTHTGEMIYGLDVTYQAWKIVGKHRWLKIFRLPIISFFADCGYLFFAKYRHSISRFLMPNTKCSNGQCSIKTRGVK; encoded by the coding sequence ATGATCATTTTTTATGATGGTAACTGCCCCCTTTGTAGCACCGAAATGGCGCAGCTAAAGCAATCAGACACTAAAAATAAAATTAAGCTTGAAGATCTTAACGCCGCCGATTTTAGTGAGCGCTATTCATATATTGATAAAGATAAAGCAATGACTTATTTACAAGCGCAAACACACACTGGTGAAATGATATACGGCTTAGATGTTACATACCAAGCATGGAAAATTGTAGGTAAGCATCGCTGGTTGAAAATTTTTCGCTTGCCAATAATTAGTTTCTTCGCTGACTGCGGATACTTGTTTTTTGCAAAGTATAGGCACTCAATTAGCCGCTTTTTAATGCCAAATACCAAATGTTCAAATGGCCAATGTAGTATTAAAACCAGAGGTGTTAAATGA
- the ppc gene encoding phosphoenolpyruvate carboxylase, translated as MSEQYAALRGNVNLLGQLLGQTIKDAQGQAILDKVEEIRALSKSSRSGNEDDRQALIEVLHALSDEELLPVARSFNHFLNLANVAEQFHTVSRFNDVGFCQLNPLTQTLKTLTAKAKEGQLDSNHLAETLSKLHINLVLTAHPTEVTRRTMINKQVELSECLASLERKDNLEQERTAILNRIAQLISQAWHTDDIRRSRPTPIDEAKWGYAVIENSLWHAVPRFLREFSDQVKEHLSLELPIDYSPIEFTSWMGGDRDGNPFVTAQVTSEVLDHGRWMALNLYIQDLKTLCAELSMSDASDELIELAGQEFEPYRAVIKKLKTQVAETVAHLGAKIKNKRSDSQDLITDINQIKHPIEVCYRSLLKCNMKVVADGLLLDLLHRINSFGLRLAKLDVRQDSDRHSDVFSELTRHLGLGDYNQWQEQDKQAFLLTELNSRRPLIPKNWQPSPEVQEVLDTFDVIAKQDEKTFGLYIISMARTASDILAVQLLLKESGCQFDLPVAPLFETLDDLNAGSDVITTLLDNVWYRGHIKNTQNVMIGYSDSAKDAGMMAAGWAQYEAMDKLVQLADERGIELVLFHGRGGTVGRGGAPAAQALHSQPPGSLKGGLRVTEQGEMIRFKFGLPDVALQSLNIYAGAVLQSNLLPPPEPKPQWREVMKLITEESCEHYRNVVRHDENFVPYFRMATPELELSKLPLGSRPAKRNPNGGVESLRAIPWIFAWSQNRLMLPAWLGALTGLKAALDKYGLETLHEMSLQWPFFRARLEMLEMVFSKADSWLSEHYDNALVEDMYKPLGVSLRKELEEAISLVQSLSPQKSLLADQPWIKESIGLRNPYTDPLNVLQVELLRRARSSEMGSEGDIDNALMITMTGIAAGMRNTG; from the coding sequence ATGAGTGAACAATATGCCGCCTTGCGAGGTAATGTAAATTTACTAGGGCAATTATTAGGGCAAACAATTAAAGATGCCCAAGGCCAAGCGATTTTAGATAAAGTAGAAGAAATTCGAGCTTTATCAAAGTCATCTCGCAGTGGTAACGAAGACGACCGTCAAGCATTAATAGAAGTATTACATGCGCTTAGTGACGAAGAGCTTTTACCGGTTGCCCGTTCATTTAATCATTTTTTAAATTTAGCTAATGTAGCAGAGCAGTTCCACACTGTTTCGCGTTTTAATGATGTTGGCTTTTGCCAACTAAACCCTCTCACTCAAACATTAAAAACGTTAACTGCAAAAGCAAAAGAAGGCCAATTAGACAGTAATCATCTGGCCGAAACACTCTCAAAACTCCACATAAACTTAGTATTAACTGCTCACCCAACCGAGGTGACGCGCCGCACAATGATCAACAAACAGGTTGAACTCAGTGAATGTTTAGCATCACTTGAACGCAAAGATAATTTAGAGCAAGAACGCACTGCTATTTTAAACCGTATTGCACAGCTTATTAGCCAAGCGTGGCACACAGACGACATTCGTCGTTCGCGTCCTACGCCTATTGATGAAGCTAAATGGGGCTATGCAGTTATTGAAAATAGCTTGTGGCATGCTGTGCCGCGTTTTTTACGTGAGTTTTCAGATCAAGTAAAAGAGCATTTAAGTTTAGAATTACCAATCGATTACAGCCCCATAGAGTTTACCTCTTGGATGGGGGGAGACCGCGACGGTAACCCGTTTGTGACCGCGCAAGTGACTTCTGAAGTACTTGATCACGGTCGTTGGATGGCGCTTAATTTATATATTCAAGACTTAAAAACATTGTGCGCTGAGCTTTCTATGTCTGATGCAAGCGATGAGCTTATTGAACTTGCAGGGCAAGAATTTGAACCATACCGTGCAGTAATTAAAAAGCTTAAAACGCAAGTTGCTGAAACTGTGGCTCATTTAGGCGCTAAAATTAAAAATAAGCGCAGTGACTCACAAGATTTAATTACTGATATTAATCAAATTAAACACCCAATAGAAGTGTGTTACCGCTCGTTATTAAAGTGCAACATGAAAGTAGTTGCTGATGGCTTATTACTTGATTTACTGCACCGTATTAATAGCTTTGGCCTGCGTTTAGCTAAATTAGATGTACGCCAAGATTCTGATCGTCACAGCGATGTGTTTTCAGAGCTAACACGCCACTTAGGCTTAGGTGATTACAACCAGTGGCAAGAGCAAGACAAGCAAGCATTTTTGCTTACTGAGCTTAATTCTCGTCGCCCGCTCATCCCTAAAAATTGGCAACCAAGCCCAGAGGTGCAAGAAGTACTCGACACCTTCGATGTAATTGCAAAGCAAGATGAAAAAACATTTGGCTTATACATCATTTCAATGGCGCGTACTGCCTCAGATATTTTAGCGGTACAGCTACTGTTAAAAGAAAGTGGTTGTCAGTTTGATTTACCCGTTGCGCCATTATTTGAAACACTTGACGATTTAAATGCGGGTAGCGATGTAATTACTACACTGCTTGATAACGTGTGGTATCGCGGGCACATTAAAAACACGCAAAATGTAATGATTGGTTATTCTGATTCTGCCAAAGATGCAGGCATGATGGCTGCAGGTTGGGCGCAGTACGAAGCAATGGATAAATTAGTACAGCTTGCCGATGAACGTGGCATTGAGCTTGTTTTATTTCACGGCCGTGGCGGTACAGTTGGGCGTGGCGGGGCACCTGCTGCTCAAGCGCTACATTCACAACCACCAGGTTCTTTAAAAGGCGGCTTACGTGTAACTGAGCAGGGCGAAATGATCCGCTTTAAGTTTGGTTTACCAGATGTTGCACTGCAAAGCTTAAATATTTACGCAGGTGCAGTACTGCAAAGTAACTTATTACCACCACCGGAGCCAAAACCGCAGTGGCGTGAAGTAATGAAGTTAATAACTGAAGAGTCGTGTGAGCATTACCGTAATGTAGTTCGTCATGATGAAAACTTTGTACCTTACTTTAGAATGGCTACCCCAGAGCTTGAGCTGTCTAAATTACCATTAGGCTCACGCCCTGCTAAGCGTAATCCAAATGGTGGCGTAGAAAGTTTACGTGCCATTCCGTGGATTTTTGCATGGAGTCAAAACCGTTTAATGCTGCCTGCATGGCTAGGTGCATTAACAGGCTTAAAAGCAGCGCTTGATAAGTATGGACTTGAAACGCTACATGAAATGAGCCTGCAATGGCCGTTCTTCAGAGCGCGCCTAGAAATGCTAGAAATGGTATTTAGTAAAGCCGACAGCTGGTTAAGTGAGCATTACGATAACGCGCTGGTGGAGGATATGTACAAACCACTGGGTGTGTCACTGCGTAAAGAGCTTGAAGAAGCGATTAGCCTTGTTCAGTCACTCAGCCCGCAAAAAAGCTTATTAGCGGACCAACCATGGATCAAAGAGTCTATTGGACTTCGTAATCCGTACACTGATCCGCTTAATGTACTGCAAGTTGAGCTACTACGACGTGCACGTTCAAGCGAAATGGGCAGCGAAGGCGACATTGATAATGCATTAATGATCACCATGACAGGTATTGCGGCAGGTATGCGCAATACAGGTTAA
- the cdd gene encoding cytidine deaminase, which yields MASATFTVQQDTALTNSHISLSVAQTQALRGQLKTQRGILNSNNIKQLCAQFNVSDDALLQGLVPLASEFSVAPVSHFHVGAIVKALDEQGDVNFYFGANVEFDHQALSLVVHAEQSAINNAWLNGAKKIVKIAISDAPCGYCRQFMNELADAKEFDILLPEKHFKLADLLPHSFGPTDLGNEFSLFNPKPHQQAFANTELDDKLAAMALNAYVPYSQNFSAVKISTFDDGDFYGSYAENAAYSPSLSPLQSALSQLFLAGLSFNGNTVQAITLLETQGHENQGGVARAVLASFDNLPEIEVISAELRLS from the coding sequence ATGGCTTCAGCAACTTTTACTGTGCAACAAGACACAGCCCTTACAAATTCACATATCTCTTTAAGCGTAGCGCAAACTCAAGCTTTACGCGGTCAGTTAAAAACCCAACGCGGCATTTTAAATTCTAATAATATAAAACAACTATGTGCGCAATTTAATGTATCCGATGATGCGTTATTACAAGGTTTGGTACCGCTTGCCTCTGAATTTTCAGTGGCTCCCGTTTCACACTTTCATGTAGGTGCAATTGTTAAAGCGCTTGATGAGCAAGGCGATGTAAATTTTTATTTTGGTGCTAATGTAGAGTTTGACCATCAAGCACTTAGCCTCGTGGTACATGCTGAGCAGTCGGCTATTAATAATGCTTGGCTAAACGGCGCTAAAAAAATAGTCAAAATAGCAATTAGTGATGCACCATGCGGCTATTGTAGGCAGTTTATGAATGAGCTGGCCGATGCCAAAGAATTTGATATTTTACTGCCAGAGAAGCATTTTAAACTCGCTGATTTACTACCACATTCATTTGGGCCTACCGATTTAGGTAACGAATTTAGTTTGTTTAATCCAAAGCCTCATCAACAAGCGTTTGCTAATACTGAGCTTGATGACAAATTAGCAGCCATGGCGCTAAATGCGTATGTACCCTATAGCCAAAATTTTAGTGCTGTTAAAATTAGTACTTTTGACGATGGTGATTTTTACGGCAGTTACGCAGAAAATGCAGCTTATAGCCCAAGCCTTTCACCACTGCAAAGTGCGCTTAGTCAGCTGTTTTTAGCGGGGCTTAGCTTTAATGGTAATACGGTACAAGCAATTACCCTTTTAGAAACACAAGGTCATGAAAATCAAGGTGGTGTGGCACGTGCCGTACTCGCAAGCTTTGACAACCTACCTGAAATAGAAGTGATAAGCGCAGAGCTAAGGTTAAGCTAA
- the udp gene encoding uridine phosphorylase, with the protein MEKVFHLGLCIDDLKGAQLAIVPGDPDRAARISQFLDNPTCLAQTREFHVYLGQMNGHSVVICSTGIGGPSTSIAVEELAQLGVRTFLRIGTTGAIQPHINEGDILVSQASVRLDGASQHFAPLSYPAVSDFFATQAMVQACKNLDIDFHIGITASSDTFYPGQERYDTHSGYVPKSLQGSCEEWQNLGVMNYEMESATLFTMCAALGLKAACVAGVLVNRTRQEIPNVDHGEIEKKSVAVVLEAAKVLLG; encoded by the coding sequence ATGGAAAAGGTATTTCACTTAGGATTATGCATTGACGATTTAAAAGGGGCGCAGCTTGCCATTGTACCGGGTGACCCAGATCGTGCAGCACGCATTTCGCAATTCCTAGATAACCCAACCTGCCTAGCTCAAACACGTGAGTTTCATGTTTATTTAGGCCAGATGAATGGTCACTCTGTAGTGATTTGTTCAACCGGTATTGGCGGCCCATCTACATCAATTGCAGTAGAAGAGTTAGCGCAACTTGGTGTTCGTACTTTTTTACGTATTGGTACTACAGGTGCTATTCAGCCACATATTAACGAAGGTGATATTTTAGTTAGCCAAGCATCAGTGCGTTTAGATGGCGCAAGCCAGCACTTTGCACCGCTTAGCTACCCTGCTGTGTCTGACTTTTTTGCTACACAAGCTATGGTGCAAGCATGTAAAAACCTAGATATTGATTTTCATATTGGTATTACTGCATCGAGCGATACGTTCTACCCAGGCCAAGAGCGTTACGATACGCACTCGGGCTACGTACCAAAGTCGTTACAAGGTAGCTGTGAAGAATGGCAAAACCTAGGCGTGATGAACTACGAAATGGAGTCGGCGACATTATTTACAATGTGTGCAGCCCTTGGCCTTAAAGCTGCGTGTGTTGCCGGTGTGCTGGTAAACCGTACTCGTCAAGAAATTCCAAATGTTGACCACGGTGAAATCGAGAAAAAATCTGTAGCAGTGGTATTAGAAGCTGCAAAAGTACTATTAGGCTAA
- a CDS encoding arginase family protein: MSTQFDAFKRKVEHCLCAPGDGVFTVNTAKERKAALRNKLYGQSENVDTLWRDSLTELPNSPHKAVMLGISSDCGGGILRGANWGPLFVRSALIDQQPQCHSFDLGDVRVIPHLLHDKYLNDATISNCQKALYGDENDDYYVSPLSITEDVCDSFYATFKDKGIFGIGGDHSISYPLTKAYLKAKREQGKRTAIIHFDAHTDLLVERLGIDLCFGSWCTHILEFLPAPHHLIQFGIRSSGKPKAHWESTFGVKQHWAAEIIERGAKAVAAETIGQLKADKVDEVYVSFDIDALDAEFASATGTPEDNGLTPQHALDILSAIADEFPITGADMMEIAPFTDSSLVGQSSSETTLREGAKISAFLIGAMNK, encoded by the coding sequence ATGAGCACACAATTTGACGCGTTTAAACGAAAAGTAGAACACTGCTTATGCGCACCTGGCGATGGCGTATTTACAGTAAATACCGCAAAAGAGCGCAAAGCGGCCTTACGTAATAAATTGTATGGGCAAAGTGAAAACGTAGACACGCTTTGGCGCGACTCTTTAACTGAGCTACCAAACTCGCCACACAAAGCGGTTATGCTGGGCATTAGCTCAGATTGTGGTGGTGGTATTTTACGTGGCGCAAACTGGGGGCCATTGTTTGTGCGCTCTGCGCTGATAGATCAACAACCGCAGTGTCACTCATTCGATTTAGGCGATGTACGGGTAATACCTCACTTATTGCACGATAAATACTTAAACGATGCAACCATTTCTAATTGTCAAAAAGCCCTTTACGGTGATGAAAATGATGATTATTACGTAAGCCCGCTTTCAATTACTGAAGACGTGTGCGATAGCTTTTATGCAACGTTTAAAGACAAGGGTATTTTTGGTATAGGTGGCGATCATTCAATTAGCTACCCGCTAACTAAAGCGTACTTAAAAGCAAAGCGTGAGCAAGGTAAGCGTACTGCCATTATTCACTTTGATGCGCACACAGATTTATTAGTAGAGCGTTTAGGTATAGATTTATGCTTTGGTTCGTGGTGTACACATATTTTAGAATTTTTACCGGCGCCGCATCATTTAATTCAATTTGGTATACGTTCAAGCGGTAAACCAAAAGCGCATTGGGAAAGCACCTTTGGTGTTAAACAGCATTGGGCTGCTGAAATAATAGAACGTGGTGCTAAAGCGGTTGCTGCCGAAACCATTGGACAGTTAAAAGCTGATAAGGTAGATGAAGTGTATGTAAGCTTTGATATAGATGCGCTAGATGCCGAATTTGCATCAGCAACGGGCACGCCAGAAGATAACGGTTTAACCCCACAGCACGCACTTGATATTTTATCGGCTATTGCTGATGAGTTTCCTATTACCGGCGCGGATATGATGGAAATAGCCCCATTTACCGACAGCTCTTTAGTAGGTCAATCAAGTTCAGAAACAACGCTACGTGAGGGCGCTAAAATTTCTGCATTTTTAATTGGCGCAATGAACAAATAG